The sequence below is a genomic window from Bosea sp. F3-2.
AGCCGCGCCACGCCGCGCGGCACCACCCCACCTATCCCAACCCATCTCGCACGAAGGAACATCCCATGAGCCATCTCGCGAACAAGATCGTTCTCATCACCGGCGCCAGCAGTGGTATCGGCGAGGCGACGGCCCGCGCCCTCGCCAAGGCCGGAGCCGTCGTCGTGCTCGGCGCGCGCCGCACGGACCGCCTCGAAACCCTGGCTGCCGAGATCAACGCGGCCAGTGGCAAGGCGATCTATCGGAGCGTCGATGTCACCTCGCGCGACGATGTCCAGGCCTTCGCCGATGCCGCGCTCGCCGCCTTCGGGCGCATCGACGTCATCATCAACAATGCCGGCATCATGCCGCTTTCGCCGATGGCCTCCCTGAAGGTCGACGAATGGGATCGGATGGTCGACGTCAACATCAAGGGCGTGCTCTACGGGATCGCGGCGGTGCTGCCGGCGATGAATCGCCAAGGCTCCGGCCAGGTCATCAACGTCTCCTCCATCGGCGGCCTTGCCGTCTCGCCGGCGGCCGCGGTCTACTGCGCCACCAAATACGCGGTGCGTGCGATCTCGGATGGGCTGCGGCAGGAGAACGACAAGATCCGCGTGACGTGCGTCTATCCGGGCGTCGTGGAATCGGAACTGGCCAACTCGATTACCGATCCCACCGCAGCGGAAGCGATGGTCGCCTATCGCAGCATCGCCCTGAAGCCAGAGGCGATTGCGGATGCCATTATGCACGTGATCGGCCAGCCTGCCGATATCGACACCAACGAAATCGTCATCCGTCCCACCGCAAGCGCTTGAACGGGGGCCGCGATGTCATTCGCAAGCCGCTTTCCATTTGCGACGGCCGCTGTCGCCATCGTGCTTTTTGCCGCCGCGACGGCGGCCCCGCTCAGCAAGGACACTCGCCGATGAGCAAGGTTCGAAATGCAGTCTCCGCGCCCGGCATGACCCACCCCTATGTTGGCATGTGGATCACGAAGGACGGCCACATCCGCCACAACCTGCTGCCCAATGGCCGTTATGACGAGGCACGCGGCCGCCGCGAGAGCGCCTATCAAGGACGCTACGAAGTCCGCGGCAATCATATCGATTATTGGGACGACACCGGCTTCACCGCCGATGGCGAGTTCATCGACGGCGTGCTCCACCATGCCGGCATGATCCTGTATCGCGACGGCAAGTCTCCGCGATAATCGCAGAACCGGGGAAGAGGATCGTGCCTTGAACGAACCGTCTCCGCCGTCATCCGTCCCTGAACGGACCTCTCCGGCCGGGCTCGAAAGCTATATCAGCGGGACCACGCTGATGAGCGGCGACGGCCCGGCCTGGAAGGACGTCTTCGTCCAGATCCTGTCCCGGGACCGCGTTCAGGCGCCCTTCCTGGTTCCTGCCGTGGCGGAGCCGCTCATCGTCTGGGTCATGGCGGGCAACGCCATCGTCGAAGAGCGTGACCTCGGCGACCAATGGACGGCCAACCGGGTGAATGTCGGCGACTTCTTCCTGACGCGCTCACCGGTTCCTTATGAAATGCGGTGGCAAGCCGACGGCGATCGGCCCTTTCAGGTGATGCACCTTTATGTCTCCGTCCCGCTGTTCGAAAGGGCGGCGCGAGAGATGCTGGGCAAAGCCGTAGGCAACATCACCCTGAAGGACGTCTCCGGCGCCCGCGACGAAACGCTCTCGCATATCCTCAGCCTGCTCCACGGAGAACTGGTCGCGGAAAGCGGCGGTAGCGCGCTGTTCGTCGAAGGGCTGGCGCAGAGCCTCGCCGTGCATCTCCTGCGCCATTATGCGGTCGCAGACGCCGATACGCGCGCCCAAAATGCCTTGCCGAGCTCCAAGCTCAGGCGGGCGATCGCCTTCATGGAAGCCCGTCTGGAAGAGCCGTTCGATCTTGGCCAACTGGCGCAAGCGGCGGGAATGAGCGAATTCCATTTCAGCCGGCTGTTCAAGAAGGCGACGGGCCTGCCTCCCTCGCACCACTTCATTCGGCAGCGGGTGGCCAAGGCCCGGCAACTGCTCCAGGAAACCGACACCAGCATCATCGAGATCGGCATGGCCGTCGGCTACTCCAGCCCCAGCCATTTCGCCCAGATCTTCCGCCGCGAGACCGGCGTATCGCCAAGCGATTATCGCAGAGGCTAGGACGGGCGCGGCGGCTACGCCTTTCAGCCCACCGTGCCGGCCTCGGCGGCGACACTAGGCACCTGTCCCCGAAAGCGCTCGATCAGCCATCGGCCCGCCGGCCCTGGCGGCGTATCCGTGCGATAGATCGCATCCATGACGTAATAGCCACCGATGCTGTCGGGCATGTCGAGATGGATCAGGCGGCCGGCGGCGAGATCGTCGCGGATCATCGGCTCCGGCATGTTGCCCCAGCCGATCCCCGCCTTGAGCAGCATATGCTTGGAGCTGAGATCGGCCAGCCGCCAGGTGCTTGTCCCCACGACCGCAACATCCCTGCCTCTGGTGAGATCGGATCGATCGGTCAGGACGAGCTGGACATGCTCGCGTCCGGCGCCCGGCGGGATGTTTTCCGCACTGGCCAGCGGGTGGCCGGGCGCGGCGACCGGGATCATGCGCACGCTGCCGATGCCGACCTTCTCGATGGCATCGACCGTCACCAGCGGACCCGCGACGCCGATGGTTGCGACACGATCGAGGACCAGCCGCGTCACAGCGCCGAGGGACTCGACATAGAGGTGCAGATTGACGGTCGGGAAATGCTCCCGAAAGCTGGTCAGGGCATCGACTACGCGATGCTCGGGCAGCAGCGTGTCGAGAACGATGTGCAGTTCCGACTCCAGCCCCTGCAAAAGGCCCTTCGACTTGGCCCGCAGGTTGTCGATGCTGTTGCTGACGCGCCGCGCCTCGGCCAGAACCATGCGCCCGGCCTCCGTGAGCTGCGGCTTGCGGGTGGTCTCGCGATCGAAAAGGGTCAGGCCGAGCTGCGCCTCGAGATTCGCGATCGCATAGCTGACGACGGAGGTGGCGCGGTTCAGCTTGCGCGCCGCGCCGGCAAAACTGCCGACATCGACGACGGTCAGCAGGACCTTGAGTTGGTCGAGGGTGGGAGTGCCCGGCTCCGAGATCATGTCGATTTCCTCGAACGTAATCGTCTATCTTATGCCGGTTTTTTCGTCCGCCTCGCGAGCATAGATTTTCCTCACCGCAAAGATCACGGGCTTTCGAGCCGAGATGAGGAAAAGCCCATGAGCATCCTGATCAAGCCGGACTGAAGACAGCCGGCGCTCGGCACGAACCCATCCTTCACAACACCCAAAGAACCGCGCGATCGCGGAATGCGGTCGCTCGCCCAGGAGACAGACCATGAGCGATATCCTGAAGGACAAGACCGTCGTCGTGACCGGCGCATCGAGCGGCATCGGGCGAGCGATCGCCATCGCGGCGGCGCGCCACGGCGCCAAGGCCGTGATCGTCTCGGACATCACCGAGACCCCGCGCGAAGGCGGCGCCCCCACCACCTCCGAGATCGAAGCCCTCGGCGTAGCCGCGCGCTTCTTCAAAGCTGACGTGTCGAACCGCGCCGACAACGACGCCCTGGTCGCCGCGGCGGACGAATTCGGCGGTGCCGATGTGATGGTACTGAATGCCGGCATCTCGCTCCGCTCCGATGGTGCCGACGTCAGCGAGCAGGATTACCGCCGGCTGATGTCGATCAACCTCGACGGCACGCTGTTCGGGGCGCAGGCCGCGGCCCGGCGCATGAAGGAGCGTGGCAAGGGCGGCAGCATCGTTCTGATGGCCAGCATGGGCGGGATCGCCGGCGCCGGCATCACCGTCGCCTATTCGACGAGCAAGGGCGGCGTCGTCCTGATGGCCAAGGCCCTTGCCGATGCGCTCGGCCCAGACGGCATTCGCGTGAACGCCATCGCACCCGGCACCATCGACACCGAGTTGCTGCGCAAGACGCCGGACATCGCCGCGGCCAGCGAGGGCTTTCGCCAGCGCACGCCGCTGAGGCGCCTCGGACAGCCGTCGGAAATCGGCGATGCCGTCGCGTTCCTGGGCTCGGATCTGTCGAGCTATGTCACGGGCATCACGCTTCAGGTCGATGGCGGCCTGCTCGCCGTGATCTGAGCCGCTTGCCGAATTCATCGAACCTAACGCTCGATCGTATTCGGATTTCCAACAGGGCTGCCGAACGGCAGAAATACTCCGGCAAGCCCCAGTTCAAGACTAGTCCCTCACGAAAGGAAACTTCCATCATGGCCAAGGTTCTGGTGCTGTATTACTCGTCCTACGGGCACATCGAGACCATGGCGAACGCCATGGCCGATGGCGCCCGGGCCGCCGGCGCGACTGTCGACATCAAGCGCGTGCCGGAAACGGTGCCCGAGGAAATCGCCAAGAAGGCCCATTTCAAGCTCGACCAGGCCGCGCCGGTCGCCAGCGTGGCCGATCTCGAGCACTATGACGCCATCATCGTCGGAACCGGCACGCGCTTCGGCCGGATGTCGAGCCAGATGGCGGCCTTCCTCGACCAGGCCGGCGGGCTGTGGGTTCGCGGTGCCCTGCACGGCAAGGTCGGCGCAGCCTTCACCTCGTCGGCGACGCAGCATGGCGGCAACGAGACGACCCTCTTCTCGATCATCACCAATCTGCTGCATTTCGGCATGACGATCGTCGGCCTGCCCTACAGCCATGCCGGCCAGATGACGCTGGAAGAGATCGTCGGCGGCGCTCCCTATGGCGCGACGACCGTGGCCGGCGGCGACGGCTCGCGCCAGCCTTCGGCGATCGAGCTGGAGGGCGCCCGGCACCAGGGCGGACTCGTCGCGAAGACGGCCGCCAAGCTATTCGGCTGATCCGATAGGCCGGGCCGCATAGCCCGGCCGCTCCAACCAAAATCGACGGGTCACCTCAAGCGAAGGAAGAACCTCCCTTCGCAAGGGAGGAACTCATGCCCGAAGACTTCAAAGACAAAGTCGTGCTCGTGACCGGCACAGGCTCCGGGACGACCATCGGCGGCTTCGAACTCTAACCCAGGAAGCACAATCCCATGACACAGGACATCAGCGAACAGGCGAAAGCCATCATCCGCCGCAATACCGAAGAGGTTCAGGGCGGCGGAGACTGGGCGCTCTTCGACACGCTGTTCTCCGACGATTTCCACGATCACACCCCCCAGCCGGGCATGAACAGCGACAAGGCGAGCGTGCTCGGCCTCTACAAGCGCCTGCGCGTCGCGTTCCCCGACTTCAGGCCGGAAATCCACTGGCAGCGCGCCGATGGCGACGTCGTCACCACCTTCAAGACCTATCACGGCACGCATCAGGGCGAATTCCTCGGCATCCCCGCCACCGGCAAGACGCTGAGCTTCGAGACCGTCGACGCGATGCGCGTTGTCGACGGCAAGATCACCGATCACTGGGGCGTCGCGAACCTCTATTCGGTTCTCCAGCAGCTCGGCGTGATCGCGCCGCTGTCGAAGTAAAGGGAGAGCGTGCCATGAGCACCGTCATTCGCATGCACGAAACCGGCGCCCCGTCGGTCCTCGTCGCTGAAGACGAGAAGGTCGGGCATCCCGGTGCCGGCCAGGTCAAGCTGCGCCACGACGCCATCGGCGTGAACTTCATCGACACGATGTTCCGGTCCGGCGCATTCGGGGCGCCATTACCCTTCGTGACCGGCGTGGAAGCTGCCGGCATCGTCACCGAGACCGGCCCGGGCGTTCGCCAATTCGATATCGGCGACCGCGTCGCCTATTTCTTCGCTCCGGGCGCCTATGCGGCCGAGCGTCTGGTCGACGAGGCCGCCCTCATCAGGCTGCCCGACGATGTCGCGACCGATACCGCTGCCGGCTTCCTGACCAAGGGCATCACAGCCTGGCTCGCCGTTCGCCACCTCCACCAGGTCAGGCCGGGCGACAAGGTGCTGGTCCAGGGGGCGACCGGCGGTGTCGGCTCACTCGTCACGCGCTGGGCGAAAGCTCTGGGCGCGACCGTCATCGCGGTCGGCTCGGCCGCCAAACTCGGCGGGATCGCATCCGAGGTCGATCACGCGCTCGCCTCTGACGAACCCGATCTCGGGCTCCGGATCCGCGCCGTCGCGCCGCAAGGGGTCGACGTCGTCTACGAGTTCGTGGGCAAGGCAACCTTTCCCGCCTCGCTGAAGGCGGTGCACGACGGTGGCGAGATCTTCACGATCGGAGCCGCATCCGGCGCACCGGAGATTGATCAGGCCGAACTGACGTCGCGCTTGATCACAGTCGCGCATGCCAGCGCGGCGGCCACCGTCAAGGGAGCCCTGCTGGCGCAGGCCTCGAACGAGCTGTTCGATCGCTGGAGGGAGGGCATCTTCGGTGACATCGCGCTGCATCGCTATCGCCTGCTCGATGCCGCGCAAGCCCATCGCGACATCGCCGACCGCACCATCGGCCCGAATCCGATCCTGGTTCCTTAACGGGCCCTTGCTTGCTAGCGTCAATGGCGTTCCCCTTTTGGGAGCGCCATTGACGCCTTTCACCTCATCCTCCTGTGAGCGACGCCATGTCCAGCACCCTGTCGGCCTTGCTGCTTCGCAATCTCCACGACGTGTTCGGGGAGCCCGACCCTGACCGCCGCCGCGCCGCGATCGATGAGATCTTCCACGAGGATGCCGTGTTCCATGATCCCAATGGCGGCGTCTTCCGCGGCCGTGCCGAGATCGACCGCATCGCCGGAGTGATCAAGGCCGGTCATCCCGACTTCCGATATCAACCGCTTTCCGAGCCGGAAGTGGTCGGCGATGCCGGCCGCGTTCGCTGGGTCTCGGGCAGCCCGGGCCACCCCCCGGCCTATGCCGGAACCGATTTCGCGATCGCGCGCGACGGCAAGATCGCCGCCGTCTATCTTTTCTTCGACGCGTTGCCTTGAGTGGGGCGCGAGGAGCCAGGCGGCTGACATGATGCCGCAGCTGGGTTACAGGCGCCGATCCGACTGACGTTCGAAACTCTGAAAACGGTCATCCCAACCTTCCGACAAGAGCGGTTGGCTTCCACGACGCTCCAGGCGCTTTTCCACGATCGTTGCATTCGGGCTTGAATGCCCCAGCTCCGGAGCCATAGTAGCTCCAAGCGTCGATCGTGGAGGCGCGTGATGATCGTTCGCGCCGCCCTGTGCCTGGCGTTGATGCTGCTCCCCGCCTGCACCTTCCAGGGGCGTCCGCAAGCCTTGCCCTTCGAACGGCAGGAAGGGGCCGAGGTCGCCGGCTACGGCACGGTGCGGTTCTGGGCCGACGGCATCGACAGCCGCGTTCCCGCTTATCTCGACAACCAGTATCGGCAGATCGCGGCATCGGGCTGCCGCGCCTGCCGGAACGAGGCGAGCTTCCTGGCGATCTCCGGTGGAGGCGCGGATGGCGCCTACGGGGCTGGTGTCCTGAAGGGCTGGAGCGAACGAGGCGACCGGCCGCGCTTCGAAGTGGTCACCGGCGTCAGCACGGGCTCGCTGGCAGCGCCCTTCGTATTCGCCGGACCAGCCTATGATGCCGCCCTGGAAGAGATCTATACGCGCTATGGCGACAGCGACCTGTTTCGCAACAGGGGGATCGTCGGGCTCCTCGGCGACTCGCTCTACGACACGGAGCCGCTGCGCCGCCTGATCGAGCGTCACGCCGACGACGCCCTGCTCGATACGATCGCAACCGAGCACCGCAAGGGGCGACGCCTGCTCGTCCAGACGACCAACCTCGATGCGCAGCGACCGGTGGTCTGGGATCTCGGCGCCATCGCCGCCAGCGGCAATCCGGAGCGCCGCAAGCTGTTCGTCGACGCGCTCCTCGCCTCCGCGGCCATTCCGGGCGTCTTCCCGCCGGTCGCGCTCAATGTGGCCAGCGAAGGCCGGCTCTACGACGAGCTGCATGTCGATGGCGGCGTCTCCGCCCAGATCTTCTTCGCACCGCCGGGGCTCGACCTGAACGGCGCCGCCCGCCGCCATTTCGGGCATGAACGGCACCTGAGTCTCTACGTGGTCCGCAACGGCAAGCTCGGCCCCGAATACAAGGCGAGCGAACGCAGCGTGATGGCGCTGGCCTCACGCTCCATCACGACGCTGGTGAAGTACCAGTCGCTTGCGAACATCACGACGCTGTCGGAGGTCGCGCGGCAGATGAAGGCCGATTTCGCCTTTGCGGCCGTGCCCGAAAGTTTCGCGGTGCAGCCGCGCTCCGAATTCGACCCGCTCTACATGCAGGCGCTCTTCAGGATGGGCTATCAGGACGCCCTGCGGGGACAGGCATGGCGCAAGACACCGCCGGCCTCGCCGATGCTCGCATTGCGGCGCTAGAGCAATTCCAGCAAAAAGCGCGTAGCGGTTTCGCGTTCGGAGTTGCCGAAAGCGGAAGCTGCCCTCCGCTGAAATCCGATGCCGAAACAAGGAGTGAGTGCCGCTCCCTACCCGCGCCTTGCCGGCATCAGCAGACTCTATGAGATGGAACGTGGGCTCGCTCTCTCGGGCAGGCTCCAGCGATAGCGCGAAGCCTTTGCTTGACTCCTACCGCCCCAAAAGAGAAGACCCCGCCAGCCGAAGCTGACGGGGCCAAAATCATGCGGCGGCACATCGTCGGTATCGCTCGATGGCCCGGCGGGTCAGGTCGTCTTCGTCTTCAGCGACATGGACCAACGCGGCGACAATGTAGGCCAGATTGGTGCGTTCACGCTCATCAAAGGCATCGGGAATGGTCGATCTGACTTCGTTCCAAGCAGCCTCCAAGGCCGCCTGCGCCCGAGCGAGGTCAACGGGGTCGCTCAACGATGAGAACGGCATGCTCTTCCTCCGAAGTGGTTCTCGCATCGGGGAATTTAAGGAACGGAGTAATCACCGCAATGTCAAAAAATGGCCCGATCCCCTTTCGGAGACCGGGCCGGTGACCGTCGCCGATCAAGTGTTGAGGCGGGCAGCTCCCACGTTGGGAAACGTCATTCGATCGCGTCACTCGACGATATGAACGATGCGACGGCTTGAAGGCTCGACCAACACGACATGATCGTCGGTATAGATGGAGCGATACCTGCTGACGCTCGGCCCCCAATCGGCGGGCGCCGCGTGGAGTTCCACATCGGCCGGCAAGGTCGCTCCGACGGTGACCTTCTCCTTGATCATCGCGGGCTTCACCTTCTCCTTGACCACATACTCCTTGATACGGGTTTGCTCGGGCTGGCCGATGGTGGTCTCGGCGCTGACTTGCGCGACAGCCGCCGAACTGGCCGCCAGAGCCGTCGCTACGACGAATCCAAGAACCGGACGCTTCATGGCCCGTCCTCTGCCGCTGCCTGCCAAGCCATCCATCGCCGTGTTGCCGTTCACCAACTTGAGCGGGGAAACGGAGCAGAACGTTTTCGCAGACGGGTTGACCGAAGACCTGATTCTGCGAGTAGAGAAGCCCCCTTCCCTCCCTCGCTGTCGACGGCACGCCATAGAACCAGGCGCCGCACCTGGATCGAGACGACCATCTCGTCCAAATGCCACGTGTCCGTCGCTCGGGGCCGGAGCCGGCGCAGGTTCCGGGAAAACGCGGGTCCGAACTTGCACACCCACCGTCGGATCGTCTCGTAGGAGACATCGAGGCCGCGCCCAGCCAACAGCTCCTCGACATCGCGGTAGCTCAAGGTGAACCGCAGATAGAGCCAAACAGCGTGCCGGATGACCTCGGGTGGGAACTGGTGGCGAGCATAGGGGATTGACTGCATGCCCCTACCCTACGACGAGCGAGCTCAGACCGTCAGCGTTCCCGTGACGATGCCCCTCCAGCCACTAAGGTTGCGGCTGCGCCAAAGCGACGGAATCGCGCAGGATGAGTTCGAAAGGTAGTATCTCGCGAACTGGTTCCGAGGCTTTCTGTTCGATCAGATCGATCAAGATCAGAGCGAGCTGCTCGCCTGCGCTACGGATCGAGGTCGCAGTCGCTGTCAGTGGGGGGACAAACTCGGCCGCGCTGCATCCCCTCACGCCGTCGTCATGGCAAACGACCGAGACATCGGCGCCGATTTTCAGCCCACGCTCGCGTATGGCGCGATACACGCCGCGAGCCTGGAAAACCGACCCGCAGATGAAGGCTGTCGGCCGCTCCGGATCGTCGAGGCGGCGCATCGCGGTCTCATAGCCCGTGGCTTCGGTCATCGAGACGAATTCGATCGCATCCGGCAACGGGGTCAGCCCGCGAGCAGCGAAGGCGCGCAGGAAGCTCGCGGCACGCGCGGCGGCGTAACGGAACTTCTCGAGGCCGTTCACCGCCACGATGCGACGGTGCCCATAGTCGAGGAGCAGGCTCGTCAAACGTTCGAATGACGTATCGTTGTCCGTGTCGACGAAGGAATAGGGCTCCTTCACCTCGCTGCGCCCGTGCACGACAAAAGGCAGGCGCAGCTGGTTCAGCAACGCGATGCGCGGATCGTCGACGAGGGGGCGCGTGATGATGACCCCGTCGACGGCCTTCGATGAAGCCAGCTTGCGCAGGACGGCCGCCTCATCATCCTCGAACGGGGAAAGAAGCAAGCTGTAGTTGCGGCGCGTAACGGCCGTCGAAATGCCCGCCAGCACATCCACGAAATTGGTTTCGGGCAGCTGGAGCCGCTCGAGCGGGAAGACGAGCCCGATCGCCTCGGCCCGACCGATCGCAAGACTGCGCGCCCGCGCGTTCGGCCGGTATCCTGCCGCCTCGGCGGCTGCAACGACGCGCCGCCGCGTCGTCTCCGGTATGCCGGGATGGGCACGCAGAGCCCGGCTGACGGTGGATTGAGAAAGGCCGAGCTCGAGGGCGAGCGTTTTCAGATCCGCAGTGTGTTTATGCAAGCGCTTGCCTTCTTCACGCACCTGAAGTCACCTCGTCGCCTTGCACATCCGTGTCGCTCACCGGGATCGGCTCGCGGAATGGCTGATATGGCCGGCGCAGACCCGGATTTAGCCCACATCAACCCTGGTTGACAAACGCCAATGTCAACGTACCATGCAAGCGCTTGCATAATACACTGGCAAACAGTGATGCACCCGGGAGGATGCCCCTGATGAGTTTTGCGACAATCGCCCGTTTCTCGATTCGTCGGCTGCTCTTGGCCGCGGCCATGGTCTTCGGCTTTCTGGCGTCCGGCTCCGGTCGTGCGCAGGCGGTCGAGATTCAGTATTGGCAATATGTCTTCGACACCCGCGTCCAGGCCATGACCGAGCTGATCAAGCAGTTCGAGGCCGAGAACCCCG
It includes:
- a CDS encoding SDR family oxidoreductase; the encoded protein is MSDILKDKTVVVTGASSGIGRAIAIAAARHGAKAVIVSDITETPREGGAPTTSEIEALGVAARFFKADVSNRADNDALVAAADEFGGADVMVLNAGISLRSDGADVSEQDYRRLMSINLDGTLFGAQAAARRMKERGKGGSIVLMASMGGIAGAGITVAYSTSKGGVVLMAKALADALGPDGIRVNAIAPGTIDTELLRKTPDIAAASEGFRQRTPLRRLGQPSEIGDAVAFLGSDLSSYVTGITLQVDGGLLAVI
- a CDS encoding patatin-like phospholipase family protein, encoding MIVRAALCLALMLLPACTFQGRPQALPFERQEGAEVAGYGTVRFWADGIDSRVPAYLDNQYRQIAASGCRACRNEASFLAISGGGADGAYGAGVLKGWSERGDRPRFEVVTGVSTGSLAAPFVFAGPAYDAALEEIYTRYGDSDLFRNRGIVGLLGDSLYDTEPLRRLIERHADDALLDTIATEHRKGRRLLVQTTNLDAQRPVVWDLGAIAASGNPERRKLFVDALLASAAIPGVFPPVALNVASEGRLYDELHVDGGVSAQIFFAPPGLDLNGAARRHFGHERHLSLYVVRNGKLGPEYKASERSVMALASRSITTLVKYQSLANITTLSEVARQMKADFAFAAVPESFAVQPRSEFDPLYMQALFRMGYQDALRGQAWRKTPPASPMLALRR
- a CDS encoding nuclear transport factor 2 family protein, with protein sequence MSSTLSALLLRNLHDVFGEPDPDRRRAAIDEIFHEDAVFHDPNGGVFRGRAEIDRIAGVIKAGHPDFRYQPLSEPEVVGDAGRVRWVSGSPGHPPAYAGTDFAIARDGKIAAVYLFFDALP
- a CDS encoding substrate-binding domain-containing protein; the encoded protein is MHKHTADLKTLALELGLSQSTVSRALRAHPGIPETTRRRVVAAAEAAGYRPNARARSLAIGRAEAIGLVFPLERLQLPETNFVDVLAGISTAVTRRNYSLLLSPFEDDEAAVLRKLASSKAVDGVIITRPLVDDPRIALLNQLRLPFVVHGRSEVKEPYSFVDTDNDTSFERLTSLLLDYGHRRIVAVNGLEKFRYAAARAASFLRAFAARGLTPLPDAIEFVSMTEATGYETAMRRLDDPERPTAFICGSVFQARGVYRAIRERGLKIGADVSVVCHDDGVRGCSAAEFVPPLTATATSIRSAGEQLALILIDLIEQKASEPVREILPFELILRDSVALAQPQP
- a CDS encoding SDR family oxidoreductase; the protein is MSHLANKIVLITGASSGIGEATARALAKAGAVVVLGARRTDRLETLAAEINAASGKAIYRSVDVTSRDDVQAFADAALAAFGRIDVIINNAGIMPLSPMASLKVDEWDRMVDVNIKGVLYGIAAVLPAMNRQGSGQVINVSSIGGLAVSPAAAVYCATKYAVRAISDGLRQENDKIRVTCVYPGVVESELANSITDPTAAEAMVAYRSIALKPEAIADAIMHVIGQPADIDTNEIVIRPTASA
- the wrbA gene encoding NAD(P)H:quinone oxidoreductase; protein product: MAKVLVLYYSSYGHIETMANAMADGARAAGATVDIKRVPETVPEEIAKKAHFKLDQAAPVASVADLEHYDAIIVGTGTRFGRMSSQMAAFLDQAGGLWVRGALHGKVGAAFTSSATQHGGNETTLFSIITNLLHFGMTIVGLPYSHAGQMTLEEIVGGAPYGATTVAGGDGSRQPSAIELEGARHQGGLVAKTAAKLFG
- a CDS encoding AraC family transcriptional regulator → MNEPSPPSSVPERTSPAGLESYISGTTLMSGDGPAWKDVFVQILSRDRVQAPFLVPAVAEPLIVWVMAGNAIVEERDLGDQWTANRVNVGDFFLTRSPVPYEMRWQADGDRPFQVMHLYVSVPLFERAAREMLGKAVGNITLKDVSGARDETLSHILSLLHGELVAESGGSALFVEGLAQSLAVHLLRHYAVADADTRAQNALPSSKLRRAIAFMEARLEEPFDLGQLAQAAGMSEFHFSRLFKKATGLPPSHHFIRQRVAKARQLLQETDTSIIEIGMAVGYSSPSHFAQIFRRETGVSPSDYRRG
- a CDS encoding zinc-binding dehydrogenase; translation: MSTVIRMHETGAPSVLVAEDEKVGHPGAGQVKLRHDAIGVNFIDTMFRSGAFGAPLPFVTGVEAAGIVTETGPGVRQFDIGDRVAYFFAPGAYAAERLVDEAALIRLPDDVATDTAAGFLTKGITAWLAVRHLHQVRPGDKVLVQGATGGVGSLVTRWAKALGATVIAVGSAAKLGGIASEVDHALASDEPDLGLRIRAVAPQGVDVVYEFVGKATFPASLKAVHDGGEIFTIGAASGAPEIDQAELTSRLITVAHASAAATVKGALLAQASNELFDRWREGIFGDIALHRYRLLDAAQAHRDIADRTIGPNPILVP
- a CDS encoding ester cyclase, encoding MTQDISEQAKAIIRRNTEEVQGGGDWALFDTLFSDDFHDHTPQPGMNSDKASVLGLYKRLRVAFPDFRPEIHWQRADGDVVTTFKTYHGTHQGEFLGIPATGKTLSFETVDAMRVVDGKITDHWGVANLYSVLQQLGVIAPLSK
- a CDS encoding LysR family transcriptional regulator, coding for MSEPGTPTLDQLKVLLTVVDVGSFAGAARKLNRATSVVSYAIANLEAQLGLTLFDRETTRKPQLTEAGRMVLAEARRVSNSIDNLRAKSKGLLQGLESELHIVLDTLLPEHRVVDALTSFREHFPTVNLHLYVESLGAVTRLVLDRVATIGVAGPLVTVDAIEKVGIGSVRMIPVAAPGHPLASAENIPPGAGREHVQLVLTDRSDLTRGRDVAVVGTSTWRLADLSSKHMLLKAGIGWGNMPEPMIRDDLAAGRLIHLDMPDSIGGYYVMDAIYRTDTPPGPAGRWLIERFRGQVPSVAAEAGTVG